From one Rattus norvegicus strain BN/NHsdMcwi chromosome 7, GRCr8, whole genome shotgun sequence genomic stretch:
- the Agap2 gene encoding arf-GAP with GTPase, ANK repeat and PH domain-containing protein 2 isoform X3 has translation MHAQRQLAIVTVRAEVRRHEVAKQALSRLRKLAERVGDPELRAGIQASLDSIREAVVNSQEWTLSRSIPELRLGVLGDVRSGKSSLIHRFLTGSYQVLEKPESEQYKKEMLVDGQTHLVLIREEAGAPDAKFSGWADAVIFVFSLEDESSFQAVSHLHGQLISLRGEGRGGLALALVGTQDRISASSPRVVGDARARALCTDMKRCSYYETCATYGLNVDRVFQEVAQKVVTLRKQQQLLAACKSLPSSPSHSAASTPVAGQASNGGHTSDYSSSLPSSPNVGHRELRAEAAAVAGLSTPGSLHRAAKRRTSLFANRRGSDSEKRSLDSRGETTGSGRAIPIKQSFLLKRSGNSLNKEWKKKYVTLSSNGFLLYHPSINDYIHSTHGKEMDLLRTTVKVPGKRPPRAISAFGPSASINGLVKDMSTVQMGEGPEASTPMPSPSPSPSSLQLPTDQTSKHLLKPDRNLARALSTDCTPSGDLSPLSREPPPSPMVKKQRRKKLSTPSKTEGSAVQAEEENFEFLIVSSTGQTWHFEAASFEERDAWVQAIESQILASLQCCESSKVKLRTDSQSEAVAIQAIRNAKGNSTCVDCGAPNPTWASLNLGALICIECSGIHRNLGTHLSRVRSLDLDDWPRELTLVLTAIGNDTANRVWESDTRGRAKPTRDSSREERESWIRAKYEQLLFLAPLGTTEEPLGRQLWAAVEAQDVAAVLLLLAHARHGPLDTSVEDPQLRSPLHLAAELAHVVITQLLLWYGADVAARDAQGRTALFYARQAGSQLCADILLQHGCPGEGGSTATTPSAATTPSITATPSPRRRSSAASLGRVDTTIALV, from the exons ATGCATGCCCAGAGGCAGTTGGCTATAGTCACAGTAAGAGCAGAAGTCAGGCGACATGAGGTGGCCAAGCAAGCTCTAAGCCGACTCAGGAAGCTGGCAGAGAGAGTGGGTGACCCTGAACTCCGAGCTGGCATCCAGGCCTCACTGGACAGCATACGAG AGGCTGTGGTCAATAGTCAGGAATGGACTTTGAGCCGATCAATTCCCGAACTGCGCCTG GGTGTGCTGGGTGATGTCAGGAGTGGGAAGTCATCCCTCATCCACAGATTCCTCACGGGTTCATACCAGGTGCTGGAGAAGCCTGAGA GTGAGCAGTACAAGAAGGAGATGCTGGTGGATGGGCAGACCCATCTGGTGCTGATCCGAGAGGAAGCAGGGGCACCGGATGCCAAG TTCTCAGGCTGGGCAGATGCTGTGATCTTCGTCTTCAGCCTGGAGGATGAGAGCAGCTTCCAGGCTGTGAGCCATCTCCATGGGCAGCTGATCTCCCTCCGGGGGGAGGGACGAGGAGGTCTGGCCCTTGCCCTGGTTGGGACCCAAG ACAGGATCAGCGCATCGTCCCCTCGAGTGGTGGGTGATGCTCGAGCCCGGGCATTGTGTACCGACATGAAGCGCTGCAGCTACTATGAGACCTGTGCAACCTATGGGCTCAATGTGGACCGGGTCTTCCAGGAGG TGGCCCAGAAGGTGGTGACCTTGCGCAAACAGCAGCAACTCCTGGCGGCTTGCAAGTCCCTGCCCAGCTCACCGAGCCATTCAGCTGCTTCTACTCCTGTAGCTGGGCAG GCTAGTAATGGGGGCCACACTAGCGACTACTCTTCTTCCCTCCCATCTTCACCCAATGTTGGACACCGGGAGCTCCGGGCTGAGGCAGCTGCGGTGGCTGGGTTGAGCACCCCAGGGTCCTTACATCGAGCAGCCAAGCGGCGGACCAGCCTTTTTGCG AACCGTCGAGGCAGTGATTCTGAGAAACGGAGCTTAGACAGTCGGGGCGAGACAACAGGGAGTGGGCGAGCCATCCCCATTAAACAG AGTTTCCTGCTAAAGCGAAGTGGCAATTCCTTGAACAAAGAGTGGAAGAAGAAATACGTGACCTTGTCCAGCAATGGCTTTCTGCTCTACCACCCTAGCATTAAT GATTACATCCACAGTACACACGGCAAAGAGATGGACTTGTTACGAACAACAGTCAAAGTCCCAGGCAAGCGGCCCCCAAGGGCTATCTCTGCTTTCGGCCCCTCAGCCAGCATCAATGGGTTGGTCAAGGATATGAGCACTGTCCAGATGGGTGAAGGCCCTG AAGCCTCAACTCCAATGCCAagccccagtcccagccccagcTCCCTGCAGCTCCCAACAGACCAAACATCCAAGCACCTGTTGAAGCCAGACCGGAATTTGGCCCGTGCCCTTAGCACCG ACTGTACCCCATCTGGAGACCTGAGTCCCCTGAGTCGGGAACCCCCACCTTCTCCCATGgtgaagaagcagaggaggaagaaattgTCCACACCATCTAAGACTGAAGGCTCAGCTGTGCAGGCTGAAG agGAAAACTTTGAGTTCCTGATCGTGTCCAGCACTGGTCAGACGTGGCACTTTGAGGCAGCCAGCTTCGAGGAGAGGGATGCCTGGGTTCAGGCCATTGAGAGTCAGATCCTGGCCAGTCTGCAATGCTGTGAGAGCAGCAAGGTCAAG CTGCGCACTGACAGCCAAAGTGAAGCCGTGGCCATCCAGGCGATCCGCAACGCAAAGGGAAACTCGACCTGTGTGGACTGTGGAGCCCCCA ACCCCACGTGGGCCAGTTTGAATCTGGGCGCACTCATCTGCATCGAATGTTCTGGCATCCACCGGAACCTGGGCACGCACCTGTCTCGAGTGCGTTCGCTGGACTTGGATGACTGGCCGCGGGAGCTGACCCTGGTGCTGACGGCCATTGGCAACGACACGGCCAATCGCGTGTGGGAGAGCGACACTCGGGGCCGTGCCAAGCCCACGCGGGACTCTTCGAG GGAGGAGCGTGAGTCGTGGATTCGGGCCAAGTACGAACAGCTGCTGTTCCTGGCGCCTCTGGGCACCACGGAGGAGCCGCTGGGCCGCCAACTGTGGGCCGCTGTGGAGGCCCAGGACGTGGCCGCCGTTCTGCTGCTTCTGGCCCACGCGCGACATGGGCCGCTGGACACCAGCGTGGAGGACCCTCAGCTCCGCTCGCCGCTGCACTTGGCGGCCGAGCTCGCCCACGTTGTTATTACACAGCTGCTGTTGTGG TATGGCGCAGACGTGGCGGCCCGCGATGCGCAGGGCCGCACAGCATTGTTCTACGCCCGCCAGGCTGGCAGCCAGCTATGTGCAGACATCCTCCTCCAGCACGGCTGTCCGGGAGAGGGCGGCAGTACAGCCACCACGCCCAGCGCGGCCACCACCCCCAGCATTACCGCCACGCCCAGCCCGAGGCGCCGGAGCAGTGCTGCCAGCTTGGGTCGCGTGGACACCACGATCGCGCTGGTATAG
- the Agap2 gene encoding arf-GAP with GTPase, ANK repeat and PH domain-containing protein 2 isoform X2 — MHAQRQLAIVTVRAEVRRHEVAKQALSRLRKLAERVGDPELRAGIQASLDSIREAVVNSQEWTLSRSIPELRLGVLGDVRSGKSSLIHRFLTGSYQVLEKPESEQYKKEMLVDGQTHLVLIREEAGAPDAKFSGWADAVIFVFSLEDESSFQAVSHLHGQLISLRGEGRGGLALALVGTQDRISASSPRVVGDARARALCTDMKRCSYYETCATYGLNVDRVFQEVAQKVVTLRKQQQLLAACKSLPSSPSHSAASTPVAGQASNGGHTSDYSSSLPSSPNVGHRELRAEAAAVAGLSTPGSLHRAAKRRTSLFANRRGSDSEKRSLDSRGETTGSGRAIPIKQSFLLKRSGNSLNKEWKKKYVTLSSNGFLLYHPSINDYIHSTHGKEMDLLRTTVKVPGKRPPRAISAFGPSASINGLVKDMSTVQMGEGPEASTPMPSPSPSPSSLQLPTDQTSKHLLKPDRNLARALSTDCTPSGDLSPLSREPPPSPMVKKQRRKKLSTPSKTEGSAVQAEAKRKMWKLKSFGSLRNIYKAEENFEFLIVSSTGQTWHFEAASFEERDAWVQAIESQILASLQCCESSKVKLRTDSQSEAVAIQAIRNAKGNSTCVDCGAPNPTWASLNLGALICIECSGIHRNLGTHLSRVRSLDLDDWPRELTLVLTAIGNDTANRVWESDTRGRAKPTRDSSREERESWIRAKYEQLLFLAPLGTTEEPLGRQLWAAVEAQDVAAVLLLLAHARHGPLDTSVEDPQLRSPLHLAAELAHVVITQLLLWYGADVAARDAQGRTALFYARQAGSQLCADILLQHGCPGEGGSTATTPSAATTPSITATPSPRRRSSAASLGRVDTTIALV; from the exons ATGCATGCCCAGAGGCAGTTGGCTATAGTCACAGTAAGAGCAGAAGTCAGGCGACATGAGGTGGCCAAGCAAGCTCTAAGCCGACTCAGGAAGCTGGCAGAGAGAGTGGGTGACCCTGAACTCCGAGCTGGCATCCAGGCCTCACTGGACAGCATACGAG AGGCTGTGGTCAATAGTCAGGAATGGACTTTGAGCCGATCAATTCCCGAACTGCGCCTG GGTGTGCTGGGTGATGTCAGGAGTGGGAAGTCATCCCTCATCCACAGATTCCTCACGGGTTCATACCAGGTGCTGGAGAAGCCTGAGA GTGAGCAGTACAAGAAGGAGATGCTGGTGGATGGGCAGACCCATCTGGTGCTGATCCGAGAGGAAGCAGGGGCACCGGATGCCAAG TTCTCAGGCTGGGCAGATGCTGTGATCTTCGTCTTCAGCCTGGAGGATGAGAGCAGCTTCCAGGCTGTGAGCCATCTCCATGGGCAGCTGATCTCCCTCCGGGGGGAGGGACGAGGAGGTCTGGCCCTTGCCCTGGTTGGGACCCAAG ACAGGATCAGCGCATCGTCCCCTCGAGTGGTGGGTGATGCTCGAGCCCGGGCATTGTGTACCGACATGAAGCGCTGCAGCTACTATGAGACCTGTGCAACCTATGGGCTCAATGTGGACCGGGTCTTCCAGGAGG TGGCCCAGAAGGTGGTGACCTTGCGCAAACAGCAGCAACTCCTGGCGGCTTGCAAGTCCCTGCCCAGCTCACCGAGCCATTCAGCTGCTTCTACTCCTGTAGCTGGGCAG GCTAGTAATGGGGGCCACACTAGCGACTACTCTTCTTCCCTCCCATCTTCACCCAATGTTGGACACCGGGAGCTCCGGGCTGAGGCAGCTGCGGTGGCTGGGTTGAGCACCCCAGGGTCCTTACATCGAGCAGCCAAGCGGCGGACCAGCCTTTTTGCG AACCGTCGAGGCAGTGATTCTGAGAAACGGAGCTTAGACAGTCGGGGCGAGACAACAGGGAGTGGGCGAGCCATCCCCATTAAACAG AGTTTCCTGCTAAAGCGAAGTGGCAATTCCTTGAACAAAGAGTGGAAGAAGAAATACGTGACCTTGTCCAGCAATGGCTTTCTGCTCTACCACCCTAGCATTAAT GATTACATCCACAGTACACACGGCAAAGAGATGGACTTGTTACGAACAACAGTCAAAGTCCCAGGCAAGCGGCCCCCAAGGGCTATCTCTGCTTTCGGCCCCTCAGCCAGCATCAATGGGTTGGTCAAGGATATGAGCACTGTCCAGATGGGTGAAGGCCCTG AAGCCTCAACTCCAATGCCAagccccagtcccagccccagcTCCCTGCAGCTCCCAACAGACCAAACATCCAAGCACCTGTTGAAGCCAGACCGGAATTTGGCCCGTGCCCTTAGCACCG ACTGTACCCCATCTGGAGACCTGAGTCCCCTGAGTCGGGAACCCCCACCTTCTCCCATGgtgaagaagcagaggaggaagaaattgTCCACACCATCTAAGACTGAAGGCTCAGCTGTGCAGGCTGAAG CCAAGCGCAAAATGTGGAAACTAAAATCCTTTGGtagtttaagaaatatttataaagcag agGAAAACTTTGAGTTCCTGATCGTGTCCAGCACTGGTCAGACGTGGCACTTTGAGGCAGCCAGCTTCGAGGAGAGGGATGCCTGGGTTCAGGCCATTGAGAGTCAGATCCTGGCCAGTCTGCAATGCTGTGAGAGCAGCAAGGTCAAG CTGCGCACTGACAGCCAAAGTGAAGCCGTGGCCATCCAGGCGATCCGCAACGCAAAGGGAAACTCGACCTGTGTGGACTGTGGAGCCCCCA ACCCCACGTGGGCCAGTTTGAATCTGGGCGCACTCATCTGCATCGAATGTTCTGGCATCCACCGGAACCTGGGCACGCACCTGTCTCGAGTGCGTTCGCTGGACTTGGATGACTGGCCGCGGGAGCTGACCCTGGTGCTGACGGCCATTGGCAACGACACGGCCAATCGCGTGTGGGAGAGCGACACTCGGGGCCGTGCCAAGCCCACGCGGGACTCTTCGAG GGAGGAGCGTGAGTCGTGGATTCGGGCCAAGTACGAACAGCTGCTGTTCCTGGCGCCTCTGGGCACCACGGAGGAGCCGCTGGGCCGCCAACTGTGGGCCGCTGTGGAGGCCCAGGACGTGGCCGCCGTTCTGCTGCTTCTGGCCCACGCGCGACATGGGCCGCTGGACACCAGCGTGGAGGACCCTCAGCTCCGCTCGCCGCTGCACTTGGCGGCCGAGCTCGCCCACGTTGTTATTACACAGCTGCTGTTGTGG TATGGCGCAGACGTGGCGGCCCGCGATGCGCAGGGCCGCACAGCATTGTTCTACGCCCGCCAGGCTGGCAGCCAGCTATGTGCAGACATCCTCCTCCAGCACGGCTGTCCGGGAGAGGGCGGCAGTACAGCCACCACGCCCAGCGCGGCCACCACCCCCAGCATTACCGCCACGCCCAGCCCGAGGCGCCGGAGCAGTGCTGCCAGCTTGGGTCGCGTGGACACCACGATCGCGCTGGTATAG
- the Agap2 gene encoding arf-GAP with GTPase, ANK repeat and PH domain-containing protein 2 isoform X1, whose product MSRGAGALQRRTTTYLISLTLVKLESVPPPPPSPSAAAVGAPGARGSEPRDPGSPRGAEEPGKKRHERLFHRQDALWISTSSAGAGGAEPPALSPAPASPARPVSPAPGRRLSLWAAPPGPPLSGGLSPDSKPGGAPSSSRRPLLSSPSWGGPEPEGRTGGGVPGSSSPHPGTGSRRLKVAPPPPAPKPFKTVTTSGAKAGGGKGAGSRLSWPESEGKPRVKGSKSTAGTGASAVAAGGGGSAAVTTSGGVGAGAGARGKLSPRKGKSKTLDNSDLHPGPSAGSPPLTVPAIPVPATSVTAASTQPLGPAPPITLEPPAPGLKRGREGGRASTRDRKMLKFISGIFTKSTGGPPGPGPLPGPQGLSSSSGSRELLGAELRASPKAVVNSQEWTLSRSIPELRLGVLGDVRSGKSSLIHRFLTGSYQVLEKPESEQYKKEMLVDGQTHLVLIREEAGAPDAKFSGWADAVIFVFSLEDESSFQAVSHLHGQLISLRGEGRGGLALALVGTQDRISASSPRVVGDARARALCTDMKRCSYYETCATYGLNVDRVFQEVAQKVVTLRKQQQLLAACKSLPSSPSHSAASTPVAGQASNGGHTSDYSSSLPSSPNVGHRELRAEAAAVAGLSTPGSLHRAAKRRTSLFANRRGSDSEKRSLDSRGETTGSGRAIPIKQSFLLKRSGNSLNKEWKKKYVTLSSNGFLLYHPSINDYIHSTHGKEMDLLRTTVKVPGKRPPRAISAFGPSASINGLVKDMSTVQMGEGPEASTPMPSPSPSPSSLQLPTDQTSKHLLKPDRNLARALSTDCTPSGDLSPLSREPPPSPMVKKQRRKKLSTPSKTEGSAVQAEEENFEFLIVSSTGQTWHFEAASFEERDAWVQAIESQILASLQCCESSKVKLRTDSQSEAVAIQAIRNAKGNSTCVDCGAPNPTWASLNLGALICIECSGIHRNLGTHLSRVRSLDLDDWPRELTLVLTAIGNDTANRVWESDTRGRAKPTRDSSREERESWIRAKYEQLLFLAPLGTTEEPLGRQLWAAVEAQDVAAVLLLLAHARHGPLDTSVEDPQLRSPLHLAAELAHVVITQLLLWYGADVAARDAQGRTALFYARQAGSQLCADILLQHGCPGEGGSTATTPSAATTPSITATPSPRRRSSAASLGRVDTTIALV is encoded by the exons ATGAGCCGGGGCGCGGGCGCGCTTCAGCGCCGGACAACGACCTACCTCATCTCGCTGACCCTGGTCAAGCTCGAGTCGGTACCTCCGCCGCCGCCTTCTCCGTCTGCAGCTGCGGTCGGCGCCCCTGGGGCCAGAGGCTCGGAGCCCCGAGATCCTGGCAGCCCCCGAGGCGCGGAGGAACCCGGCAAGAAGCGGCACGAGCGTCTCTTCCACCGGCAGGATGCGCTGTGGATCAGTACCAGCAGCGCGGGCGCCGGGGGCGCGGAGCCCCCCGCGCTGTCCCCGGCTCCGGCCAGTCCGGCTCGCCCGGTCTCCCCGGCTCCGGGCCGCCGACTGTCCCTCTGGGCCGCCCCTCCGGGACCCCCGCTCTCCGGGGGGCTGAGCCCGGACTCCAAGCCGGGGGGCGCCCCCTCTTCCTCTCGGCGCCCTCTACTCAGCAGCCCGAGCTGGGGGGGTCCGGAACCTGAAGGCCGGACGGGTGGCGGCGTCCCGGGCTCGTCCTCCCCGCATCCTGGCACCGGTAGCCGAAGGCTCAAGGTGGCGCCTCCTCCGCCAGCTCCCAAGCCTTTCAAGACCGTGACCACTAGTGGAGCCAAAGCCGGCGGGGGCAAGGGCGCGGGTAGCCGCCTGTCATGGCCCGAAAGCGAGGGCAAACCCAGGGTCAAGGGGTCAAAGAGCACCGCCGGGACTGGAGCCTCTGCCGTTGCGGCCGGCGGGGGAGGGAGCGCTGCAGTCACGACCTCTGGTGGGGTCGGTGCTGGGGCTGGAGCGAGAGGAAAATTGTCCCCTCGGAAAGGCAAGAGTAAGACCTTGGACAATAGTGACTTGCACCCAGGACCCAGTGCCGGTTCTCCTCCGCTCACCGTGCCAGCAATCCCAGTTCCAGCTACTTCTGTCACTGCCGCCTCCACGCAGCCCCTCGGGCCTGCACCCCCTATCACTCTGGAGCCACCAGCTCCGGGGCTAAAAAGGGGCCGGGAGGGCGGCCGAGCGTCCACTCGTGACCGCAAGATGCTCAAGTTTATCAGCGGTATCTTCACCAAGAGCACAGGAGGGCCTCCCGGTCCCGGGCCCCTTCCCGGACCCCAAGGCTTGTCTTCCAGCAGCGGGTCCAGGGAGCTGCTGGGCGCAGAGCTACGCGCCTCCCCTA AGGCTGTGGTCAATAGTCAGGAATGGACTTTGAGCCGATCAATTCCCGAACTGCGCCTG GGTGTGCTGGGTGATGTCAGGAGTGGGAAGTCATCCCTCATCCACAGATTCCTCACGGGTTCATACCAGGTGCTGGAGAAGCCTGAGA GTGAGCAGTACAAGAAGGAGATGCTGGTGGATGGGCAGACCCATCTGGTGCTGATCCGAGAGGAAGCAGGGGCACCGGATGCCAAG TTCTCAGGCTGGGCAGATGCTGTGATCTTCGTCTTCAGCCTGGAGGATGAGAGCAGCTTCCAGGCTGTGAGCCATCTCCATGGGCAGCTGATCTCCCTCCGGGGGGAGGGACGAGGAGGTCTGGCCCTTGCCCTGGTTGGGACCCAAG ACAGGATCAGCGCATCGTCCCCTCGAGTGGTGGGTGATGCTCGAGCCCGGGCATTGTGTACCGACATGAAGCGCTGCAGCTACTATGAGACCTGTGCAACCTATGGGCTCAATGTGGACCGGGTCTTCCAGGAGG TGGCCCAGAAGGTGGTGACCTTGCGCAAACAGCAGCAACTCCTGGCGGCTTGCAAGTCCCTGCCCAGCTCACCGAGCCATTCAGCTGCTTCTACTCCTGTAGCTGGGCAG GCTAGTAATGGGGGCCACACTAGCGACTACTCTTCTTCCCTCCCATCTTCACCCAATGTTGGACACCGGGAGCTCCGGGCTGAGGCAGCTGCGGTGGCTGGGTTGAGCACCCCAGGGTCCTTACATCGAGCAGCCAAGCGGCGGACCAGCCTTTTTGCG AACCGTCGAGGCAGTGATTCTGAGAAACGGAGCTTAGACAGTCGGGGCGAGACAACAGGGAGTGGGCGAGCCATCCCCATTAAACAG AGTTTCCTGCTAAAGCGAAGTGGCAATTCCTTGAACAAAGAGTGGAAGAAGAAATACGTGACCTTGTCCAGCAATGGCTTTCTGCTCTACCACCCTAGCATTAAT GATTACATCCACAGTACACACGGCAAAGAGATGGACTTGTTACGAACAACAGTCAAAGTCCCAGGCAAGCGGCCCCCAAGGGCTATCTCTGCTTTCGGCCCCTCAGCCAGCATCAATGGGTTGGTCAAGGATATGAGCACTGTCCAGATGGGTGAAGGCCCTG AAGCCTCAACTCCAATGCCAagccccagtcccagccccagcTCCCTGCAGCTCCCAACAGACCAAACATCCAAGCACCTGTTGAAGCCAGACCGGAATTTGGCCCGTGCCCTTAGCACCG ACTGTACCCCATCTGGAGACCTGAGTCCCCTGAGTCGGGAACCCCCACCTTCTCCCATGgtgaagaagcagaggaggaagaaattgTCCACACCATCTAAGACTGAAGGCTCAGCTGTGCAGGCTGAAG agGAAAACTTTGAGTTCCTGATCGTGTCCAGCACTGGTCAGACGTGGCACTTTGAGGCAGCCAGCTTCGAGGAGAGGGATGCCTGGGTTCAGGCCATTGAGAGTCAGATCCTGGCCAGTCTGCAATGCTGTGAGAGCAGCAAGGTCAAG CTGCGCACTGACAGCCAAAGTGAAGCCGTGGCCATCCAGGCGATCCGCAACGCAAAGGGAAACTCGACCTGTGTGGACTGTGGAGCCCCCA ACCCCACGTGGGCCAGTTTGAATCTGGGCGCACTCATCTGCATCGAATGTTCTGGCATCCACCGGAACCTGGGCACGCACCTGTCTCGAGTGCGTTCGCTGGACTTGGATGACTGGCCGCGGGAGCTGACCCTGGTGCTGACGGCCATTGGCAACGACACGGCCAATCGCGTGTGGGAGAGCGACACTCGGGGCCGTGCCAAGCCCACGCGGGACTCTTCGAG GGAGGAGCGTGAGTCGTGGATTCGGGCCAAGTACGAACAGCTGCTGTTCCTGGCGCCTCTGGGCACCACGGAGGAGCCGCTGGGCCGCCAACTGTGGGCCGCTGTGGAGGCCCAGGACGTGGCCGCCGTTCTGCTGCTTCTGGCCCACGCGCGACATGGGCCGCTGGACACCAGCGTGGAGGACCCTCAGCTCCGCTCGCCGCTGCACTTGGCGGCCGAGCTCGCCCACGTTGTTATTACACAGCTGCTGTTGTGG TATGGCGCAGACGTGGCGGCCCGCGATGCGCAGGGCCGCACAGCATTGTTCTACGCCCGCCAGGCTGGCAGCCAGCTATGTGCAGACATCCTCCTCCAGCACGGCTGTCCGGGAGAGGGCGGCAGTACAGCCACCACGCCCAGCGCGGCCACCACCCCCAGCATTACCGCCACGCCCAGCCCGAGGCGCCGGAGCAGTGCTGCCAGCTTGGGTCGCGTGGACACCACGATCGCGCTGGTATAG